From Paenibacillus sp. PK3_47, the proteins below share one genomic window:
- a CDS encoding homoserine dehydrogenase, with translation MKPVKVGLLGLGTVGTGVVRILEGNQEDLSNQVGSPILVERIAVKNTEKPRDINVDNAKVTSDPWEVIRDPEIDVIVEVMGGIAGTKEYILEALERGKHIVTANKDLMALHGSEILAKAQEKQCDVFYEASVAGGIPIIRTLIEGFSSDKIMKIMGIVNGTTNYILTKMSQEGASYHDVLKEAQELGYAESDPTSDVEGLDAARKMAILGTLGFRTNVGLRDVSVKGISAVSKEDIAFAKRLGYEMKLLGIAECDDDAFNISVQPTMIRASHPIASVNGVFNAVYVYGQAVGETMFYGAGAGAMPTATSIVADLVAVIKNLKLGVNGLKQIAPYKQKKLKSDEDIFFKNFLLLHVDDKAGVLAKITQVFAEYEVSLDSVVQQANPNNPDAEIIIVTHNASKASMNKVLRHLEELNVIHRIKSHYHVVG, from the coding sequence ATGAAGCCGGTTAAAGTGGGACTGTTGGGACTGGGAACAGTAGGTACGGGCGTAGTCCGTATTTTGGAAGGGAATCAGGAGGATCTGAGCAATCAGGTCGGTTCTCCCATTCTGGTTGAACGCATTGCCGTTAAGAACACCGAGAAGCCGCGTGATATTAATGTGGATAACGCCAAAGTCACCTCAGATCCGTGGGAAGTTATCCGTGATCCTGAAATTGATGTCATTGTCGAGGTTATGGGCGGCATTGCCGGAACGAAGGAATACATTCTTGAAGCGCTTGAGCGCGGCAAACATATTGTCACAGCCAATAAAGATCTGATGGCACTGCATGGCTCGGAGATTCTGGCCAAGGCGCAGGAGAAGCAGTGTGATGTATTTTATGAAGCGAGTGTGGCCGGCGGTATTCCGATTATCCGCACACTGATCGAAGGCTTTTCTTCGGACAAGATCATGAAAATCATGGGCATCGTAAACGGCACAACCAATTACATATTGACTAAAATGAGCCAGGAAGGCGCCTCCTACCACGATGTGCTGAAGGAAGCGCAGGAGCTGGGCTACGCAGAATCCGATCCTACCTCTGATGTAGAGGGGCTGGATGCAGCCCGCAAAATGGCCATTCTCGGAACACTCGGCTTCCGCACCAATGTAGGACTCCGCGATGTCAGCGTGAAGGGCATTTCGGCGGTCAGCAAGGAGGATATCGCGTTTGCCAAACGTCTGGGGTACGAGATGAAGCTGCTTGGCATTGCTGAATGTGATGATGATGCCTTCAATATCAGTGTCCAGCCGACCATGATCCGTGCCAGCCATCCGATTGCGTCCGTTAACGGTGTATTCAATGCCGTGTATGTATACGGTCAAGCAGTGGGAGAGACGATGTTCTACGGCGCGGGAGCAGGCGCTATGCCTACGGCAACCTCGATCGTGGCCGATTTGGTCGCAGTGATCAAGAATCTGAAGCTGGGCGTCAACGGCCTGAAGCAGATTGCCCCTTACAAGCAGAAGAAGCTGAAGAGCGATGAGGATATCTTTTTCAAAAACTTCCTGCTGCTGCATGTGGATGACAAGGCGGGTGTTCTCGCCAAGATTACACAGGTATTTGCCGAGTATGAGGTCAGTCTGGATTCTGTTGTCCAGCAGGCCAACCCGAATAATCCGGATGCGGAGATCATTATTGTGACGCACAATGCCAGCAAGGCGAGTATGAATAAGGTATTGCGGCATCTGGAGGAGCTGAATGTCATTCACCGGATTAAAAGCCATTATCATGTGGTAGGATGA
- a CDS encoding ACT domain-containing protein, whose protein sequence is MKERYYLVREDILPDAVLKTMQVKQLLEAGDAKTVHEGVEQVGLSRSAFYKYKDGIHLIHQLERERIVTISLDLEHESGMLSKVLGCVAVHGANVLTINQSIPLQGRANVVISVEISHLNQELGDLLDGLKAISGVKRALIIGQG, encoded by the coding sequence GTGAAAGAACGCTATTATTTGGTCCGTGAGGACATATTGCCTGATGCGGTGCTGAAGACGATGCAGGTCAAGCAGCTGCTAGAGGCAGGGGATGCCAAGACTGTACATGAGGGTGTAGAGCAGGTTGGGCTGAGCCGCAGTGCTTTTTATAAATATAAAGACGGCATTCACCTGATCCACCAGCTGGAACGGGAGCGGATTGTCACGATCTCCCTTGATCTGGAACATGAATCAGGCATGCTGTCCAAAGTGCTGGGCTGTGTAGCCGTTCATGGCGCCAATGTGCTGACCATCAACCAGAGTATTCCTCTGCAGGGGCGGGCCAATGTCGTCATCTCGGTGGAAATTTCACATTTGAATCAGGAGCTGGGCGATCTGCTGGACGGTCTTAAGGCCATTTCCGGAGTGAAACGGGCTTTAATTATCGGTCAGGGTTAG
- a CDS encoding Imm6 family immunity protein produces MKRIEEISINDRVAICWAYVERTLDYLEKEFTDGNYDQAFEKFRVIVGKGHHWLSGNDVDWDEIYRMCNDDEEDYGCFDFIANAEVTDRYETPSIVLIWGIYYFMYQCARRSGEQYFPQDLWDGDLPQEEEVQLLNSLHNDVTRYLPPETCEELRFIEMKYRS; encoded by the coding sequence ATGAAGAGAATTGAGGAAATTTCTATTAACGACAGAGTCGCGATCTGCTGGGCCTATGTTGAGCGGACACTGGATTATCTCGAAAAAGAATTTACAGACGGGAATTATGATCAGGCCTTTGAGAAATTCCGGGTGATTGTGGGCAAGGGACATCACTGGCTGTCAGGGAATGATGTGGATTGGGATGAGATATACCGCATGTGCAACGATGATGAAGAGGATTACGGGTGCTTTGACTTTATCGCGAATGCCGAAGTGACCGACAGGTACGAAACGCCTTCAATTGTGCTGATCTGGGGCATCTACTACTTCATGTACCAGTGTGCCCGCAGGTCGGGCGAACAATATTTCCCGCAGGATCTCTGGGATGGCGATCTGCCTCAAGAGGAAGAGGTCCAGTTGCTGAACTCCCTGCATAACGACGTGACCCGCTACCTGCCTCCAGAAACCTGTGAGGAGCTCAGATTCATTGAAATGAAATACCGTTCCTGA
- a CDS encoding SPFH domain-containing protein yields the protein MAIIEVVKYDGPPGVFAWKHPNQELGTWTQLIVNETQEAILFKGGQALDSFTAGRHTLSTANIPVLSNLVNLPFGGKSPFTAEIWYVNKLNSMNVKWGTSVPLQLQDPKYKIMVSVRSYGQFGVRIDDPRRFLLKLVGTLPLFDQDTLVTYFRGLLMSNINELISSYLVHKKISVLEINAYIAEISKHIQGRLAAAFLDCGIELNNFYIDSINIPDDDPATIRLKEALAKKAEMDIIGFTYEQERSFDTIEEAAGNPGNIGAGMMNAGMGMGMGLGFAGPAADIVNRVMRGMGDSRVTVSSSQSKMCSCGTFHTPEAKFCSGCGRSFEQERAGSGTGTYQTCGHCGQQMAPEAKFCTNCGESAVRKCAGCGTDLKPGQKFCAECGRRAG from the coding sequence ATGGCAATTATTGAAGTGGTGAAATATGACGGGCCTCCGGGAGTATTTGCCTGGAAGCATCCCAATCAGGAGCTTGGGACCTGGACGCAGCTGATCGTTAATGAAACGCAGGAAGCCATTCTGTTCAAAGGCGGGCAGGCACTGGACTCCTTTACAGCGGGCAGGCATACCCTGAGCACAGCCAATATCCCGGTTTTATCAAATCTCGTAAATCTGCCGTTCGGCGGCAAATCGCCTTTTACTGCGGAAATCTGGTATGTGAACAAACTGAACTCCATGAATGTGAAATGGGGAACGAGTGTACCGCTCCAGCTGCAGGACCCGAAATATAAAATCATGGTTTCTGTCCGCTCTTACGGTCAATTCGGAGTCCGGATCGATGATCCGCGCAGATTCCTGCTGAAGCTGGTGGGAACGCTCCCTCTGTTTGACCAGGATACACTGGTGACCTATTTCCGCGGGCTGCTGATGTCCAATATTAATGAACTGATTTCTTCCTATCTGGTGCACAAAAAAATCAGCGTGCTCGAAATCAACGCTTACATCGCCGAGATCTCCAAGCATATCCAGGGCAGGCTGGCCGCGGCTTTTCTGGACTGCGGGATTGAACTGAATAACTTCTATATTGATTCGATCAATATTCCCGATGATGATCCGGCAACGATCCGTCTCAAAGAAGCATTGGCTAAAAAAGCGGAGATGGATATTATCGGCTTCACTTATGAGCAGGAGCGCAGCTTTGATACCATCGAGGAGGCCGCAGGCAATCCCGGCAATATCGGTGCAGGCATGATGAACGCAGGTATGGGTATGGGCATGGGGCTCGGGTTTGCCGGTCCGGCAGCTGATATCGTGAACCGGGTGATGAGAGGCATGGGCGACAGCAGAGTCACAGTCAGCAGCAGCCAGAGCAAAATGTGCTCCTGCGGCACATTCCATACACCGGAAGCGAAATTCTGCAGCGGCTGCGGGCGGAGCTTTGAGCAGGAGCGCGCCGGAAGCGGTACGGGTACATATCAGACCTGCGGTCATTGCGGACAGCAGATGGCGCCTGAAGCGAAGTTCTGCACGAATTGCGGAGAGAGTGCAGTAAGAAAGTGTGCCGGGTGCGGGACGGACTTGAAGCCAGGCCAGAAATTTTGCGCGGAATGCGGCAGAAGGGCCGGTTGA
- the obgE gene encoding GTPase ObgE: protein MFVDKAKIYVKGGDGGDGLVAFRREKYVPEGGPAGGDGGRGGDVIFRVDEGLRTLMDFRYQRHFKADKGIKGRNKSQHGANAEHMIVRIPPGTVLIDDDTGEVIADMTRHGQQVVVARGGRGGRGNTRFATANNTAPELAENGEEGQERYVVMELKVMADVGLVGFPSVGKSTLLSVVSAAQPKIGAYHFTTITPNLGVVDVGDSRSFVMADLPGLIEGASEGVGLGHEFLRHVERTRIIIHVVDMSGSEGRDPFEDWVLINEELKQYNANLIDRPQIVAANKMDMPESEANLASFREQIAKVRPDLEIMPISSLTRQGIQELLYRAADILDSIPVAPVVEEVAETTERKVYKLEAEADDSFTITRDNEAFVVSSPRIEKMLKRMQLSTHDAILKLARTLRHMGVDAELRKRGAVEGTIVRIGDFEFEFVENSSYY from the coding sequence ATGTTCGTAGATAAAGCTAAGATTTATGTTAAAGGCGGCGACGGCGGCGATGGCCTCGTAGCGTTCCGCCGGGAGAAGTATGTTCCGGAAGGCGGTCCTGCAGGTGGAGACGGCGGCCGCGGCGGCGACGTTATTTTCCGTGTGGATGAGGGTCTGCGTACCCTGATGGATTTTCGTTACCAGCGCCACTTCAAGGCTGACAAGGGTATAAAGGGACGGAACAAGAGCCAGCACGGAGCGAATGCCGAGCACATGATCGTGCGTATTCCTCCGGGCACCGTGCTCATTGATGATGATACGGGTGAAGTCATTGCCGACATGACCCGTCACGGGCAGCAGGTCGTAGTAGCCCGCGGCGGGCGGGGTGGACGGGGAAATACCCGTTTTGCCACGGCTAACAATACAGCCCCTGAGCTTGCCGAGAACGGCGAAGAAGGCCAGGAACGCTATGTTGTGATGGAGCTTAAGGTGATGGCTGATGTGGGTCTCGTCGGATTCCCGAGTGTAGGTAAATCAACGCTGCTGTCGGTAGTTTCTGCGGCCCAGCCGAAGATCGGAGCGTATCACTTCACAACAATTACTCCAAATCTCGGCGTGGTTGATGTCGGGGACAGCCGCAGCTTTGTCATGGCTGACCTGCCTGGACTTATTGAGGGTGCCAGCGAAGGCGTGGGTCTTGGACATGAATTCCTGCGCCATGTTGAACGTACACGCATCATTATCCACGTGGTGGATATGTCCGGGTCCGAGGGACGCGATCCTTTCGAGGATTGGGTACTCATCAATGAAGAGCTCAAGCAGTACAATGCGAATCTGATCGACCGTCCGCAGATTGTAGCGGCGAACAAGATGGATATGCCGGAGTCGGAAGCTAATCTGGCTTCGTTCCGTGAACAGATTGCCAAAGTGCGCCCTGATCTCGAAATTATGCCGATCTCCTCGCTGACCCGTCAGGGCATACAGGAGCTGCTGTACCGGGCGGCGGATATTCTTGACAGCATCCCTGTGGCTCCGGTTGTTGAAGAGGTTGCCGAAACCACAGAGCGCAAAGTGTACAAGCTTGAAGCTGAAGCGGATGACAGCTTTACGATTACGCGCGATAATGAAGCGTTTGTGGTCAGCAGTCCGCGGATCGAGAAAATGCTCAAACGCATGCAGCTCAGCACGCATGATGCCATTCTCAAGCTGGCCCGTACGCTGCGCCATATGGGGGTCGATGCAGAGCTGCGCAAACGCGGCGCTGTAGAGGGTACGATCGTCCGCATCGGCGATTTTGAATTCGAATTTGTTGAGAACAGCAGCTACTATTAA
- a CDS encoding Spo0B domain-containing protein: protein MKSWKRLIWAVMLSVTLPLALVYWQPSLFTCLLLGVWVAAVLAFSVIYIRRHYEEELRIQETTLQQAANRTLNHHRHDWMNDLQVLYGYIQLGKPDKSVQCVERIKERIALDSRIAKLGIPSLVFYLQSFRTFQSNLELQVEVEEGLQLEDKLSQQQGDELTSVIMQTVRAYQYSGLAPQGDTRRLSLGFTQDGGDILISFESKGDHGNPELLQGQIYNIVQGKIMKAEQWKPSEAYVELRVPLEM from the coding sequence ATGAAATCCTGGAAAAGATTGATCTGGGCAGTCATGTTATCCGTAACGCTTCCTTTAGCTCTCGTGTATTGGCAACCCTCCCTTTTCACATGTCTGCTGCTTGGCGTATGGGTGGCAGCTGTACTTGCATTCAGCGTTATTTACATCCGGCGTCATTATGAAGAGGAACTGCGTATACAGGAGACCACTCTGCAGCAGGCGGCGAACCGGACACTGAATCATCACCGGCATGATTGGATGAATGATCTGCAGGTGCTTTACGGATATATCCAGCTGGGGAAGCCTGATAAATCCGTGCAATGTGTGGAAAGAATAAAGGAGCGTATAGCGCTGGACAGCCGGATCGCCAAGCTTGGTATTCCTTCATTGGTGTTCTATCTGCAGTCATTCCGTACATTCCAGAGCAATCTGGAGCTTCAGGTAGAGGTGGAGGAAGGATTACAGCTGGAGGACAAGCTGAGTCAGCAGCAGGGCGACGAATTGACTTCTGTAATTATGCAGACGGTCAGAGCCTACCAATACAGCGGACTTGCGCCGCAGGGCGATACGCGAAGACTCAGCCTCGGTTTTACACAGGATGGAGGAGACATTCTGATCTCTTTCGAAAGCAAGGGCGATCACGGCAATCCCGAGCTGCTGCAGGGGCAAATTTATAATATAGTACAAGGTAAAATCATGAAGGCGGAGCAGTGGAAGCCGAGCGAGGCTTATGTAGAGCTGCGCGTACCGCTGGAGATGTAA
- the rpmA gene encoding 50S ribosomal protein L27, with product MLKLDLQFFASKKGVGSTKNGRDSHSKRLGVKRADGQAVTGGNILVRQRGTKIHPGTNVGIGKDDTLFALVDGVVKFERWGRDRKKVSVYPVDVAPVAAAVEA from the coding sequence ATGTTGAAATTGGATCTTCAGTTTTTCGCATCGAAAAAAGGTGTAGGTTCCACAAAGAACGGACGTGATTCCCACTCCAAACGTCTTGGCGTGAAACGTGCTGACGGTCAAGCAGTAACCGGCGGTAACATTCTGGTTCGCCAACGCGGAACCAAGATTCACCCTGGTACTAACGTAGGCATCGGTAAAGATGATACGTTGTTCGCTTTGGTTGATGGCGTAGTGAAGTTCGAACGTTGGGGACGCGATCGCAAAAAAGTGAGCGTGTACCCGGTTGATGTCGCTCCGGTAGCAGCGGCAGTGGAAGCGTAA
- a CDS encoding ribosomal-processing cysteine protease Prp, which yields MINVRITRASAQGAIVGFAVKGHAEYARKGWDIVCAGVSTVTFGTVNSIEKLTGVVLDTSMDDGFLSGTLVPVDDPEASAKIQLLLESMVFMLSDIAESYGKYIKIQQVII from the coding sequence ATGATTAACGTACGGATTACACGGGCTTCTGCTCAGGGTGCGATTGTCGGCTTTGCTGTTAAAGGGCATGCGGAATACGCAAGAAAAGGCTGGGATATTGTGTGCGCCGGTGTTTCCACAGTTACCTTTGGAACGGTGAATTCGATTGAGAAGCTGACAGGCGTTGTTCTGGATACGTCGATGGACGACGGATTTCTAAGCGGAACTCTGGTTCCGGTGGATGATCCTGAAGCCTCTGCCAAGATTCAACTCTTGCTGGAATCGATGGTATTCATGCTCAGTGATATCGCAGAATCATACGGGAAGTATATTAAGATACAGCAAGTGATCATTTAA
- the rplU gene encoding 50S ribosomal protein L21, which yields MYAIIETGGKQYKVQEGDVLFIEKLEAEDGASVTFDRVLAVSNEGGLTAGTPLVSGASVTAKVEKHGKGAKVVVYKYKPKKNYHKKQGHRQPYTKVTIEKIQA from the coding sequence ATGTATGCAATTATCGAAACTGGTGGTAAACAATACAAAGTCCAAGAGGGCGATGTTTTGTTCATTGAGAAACTGGAAGCTGAAGACGGCGCAAGCGTAACGTTTGACCGTGTATTGGCTGTTTCTAACGAAGGTGGTCTGACTGCAGGAACTCCGCTGGTTAGCGGCGCGTCTGTAACAGCCAAAGTCGAGAAACACGGTAAAGGCGCTAAGGTTGTAGTTTACAAATACAAACCTAAGAAGAACTACCACAAGAAGCAAGGTCATCGTCAACCGTACACTAAAGTAACTATCGAGAAGATTCAAGCGTAA
- a CDS encoding Rne/Rng family ribonuclease, with amino-acid sequence MKQMIVHCTQHVTRMALLENGRLVEYAAERDQQQGLVGSYYKGRVMNVLPGMQAAFVDIGQKKNAFLYVDDVLHPHLEKQPAVKPSIETLLQPGQEIIVQVRKEPRGGKGARVTTHYTLPGRWMVYMPFAEYVGVSKKISRESERSRLKGIGERLRRSEEGLIMRTVSEDERVDAVEGDLAFLRAQWEMITRRAQEVEAPSLLHSDLSIVQRFIRDTFNPLRDELTIDSAQAVKEAEAFLDDMAPGGYKPVRLYQGQGSIFGAYGVQEQLHKGFSRKITLEGGATLIWDETEALTVIDVNTAQYTGSTTLEETVTRTNLLAAEEIGRLIRLRDTGGIIIIDFIDMEREEHRRQVMERLESVISRDRTQTHILGWTQLGLLEMTRKKARHDSASFAPVICQCCGGTGKVGAWLE; translated from the coding sequence ATGAAACAAATGATCGTTCACTGCACGCAGCATGTCACCAGGATGGCTCTTCTGGAGAACGGAAGGCTGGTGGAGTATGCCGCCGAACGCGATCAGCAGCAAGGTTTGGTCGGCAGCTATTATAAGGGCCGGGTTATGAATGTTCTGCCAGGTATGCAGGCGGCTTTTGTCGATATCGGACAGAAGAAGAATGCCTTTTTATATGTAGATGATGTACTGCACCCCCACTTGGAGAAACAGCCGGCGGTGAAGCCGTCCATCGAGACACTGCTGCAGCCCGGCCAGGAAATTATTGTTCAGGTCCGCAAAGAACCGCGCGGCGGCAAAGGTGCACGTGTAACAACGCACTATACGCTGCCGGGACGCTGGATGGTGTACATGCCTTTTGCCGAATATGTCGGAGTATCAAAAAAAATCAGCCGTGAATCCGAACGCAGCAGGCTCAAGGGAATCGGCGAGCGGCTGCGGCGGAGTGAAGAAGGGCTCATTATGCGGACGGTATCGGAGGATGAGCGGGTGGATGCTGTTGAAGGCGATCTTGCCTTTCTGCGGGCACAATGGGAGATGATTACCCGCCGGGCACAGGAGGTTGAGGCACCGTCTCTGCTCCATAGCGATCTGAGTATTGTCCAGCGGTTTATCAGGGATACGTTCAATCCCCTGCGTGACGAGCTGACGATTGATTCGGCACAGGCCGTGAAGGAGGCGGAGGCGTTTCTGGATGATATGGCTCCCGGAGGGTACAAGCCGGTAAGACTGTATCAGGGACAAGGCTCGATCTTCGGCGCTTACGGTGTCCAGGAGCAGTTACATAAGGGCTTCAGCCGCAAAATCACATTGGAGGGCGGAGCGACGCTGATCTGGGATGAGACAGAGGCGTTGACCGTAATTGATGTTAATACGGCTCAATACACCGGAAGCACGACGCTTGAGGAGACCGTAACACGTACAAATCTGCTGGCAGCAGAGGAGATCGGCAGGCTGATCCGGCTGCGCGATACAGGCGGCATTATTATTATTGATTTTATTGATATGGAACGTGAAGAGCACCGCAGACAGGTTATGGAGCGGCTGGAGAGCGTCATCAGCAGGGACCGGACCCAGACGCATATTCTCGGCTGGACACAGCTTGGCCTGCTGGAGATGACCCGGAAGAAAGCAAGGCATGATTCGGCCAGCTTTGCACCGGTCATCTGCCAGTGCTGCGGAGGTACCGGCAAAGTAGGAGCATGGCTGGAATAG
- a CDS encoding M50 family metallopeptidase: MSRVFGIELSLHPLFVIILLCSVLTGQFLELLTLFTIVLIHEMGHVCAALLAGVTVKSVQLLPFGGVAVIEDHGRLTAGREIGIALAGPLQNVLMILIAMGMQQAGIGSSAFLAYFIQANAIIALFNLLPVLPLDGGKIVQAVLSLLLPYYYTLLWGGRVSIAASIAVIAYALLPLGSGGGLRLNLLLIGAFLLYSNITDQRNLPYRFMAFLMNREAAYERHLRSSSPASPIVAFSAKPLDDILRLFKRNQYHFIYVMNDDSNVVAVVPEQRLISTYFGL; the protein is encoded by the coding sequence TTGAGTAGGGTATTCGGCATTGAACTGTCGCTGCATCCGTTGTTTGTAATCATTTTATTATGCTCTGTGCTTACAGGACAGTTCCTGGAACTGCTCACTTTGTTTACAATCGTGCTGATTCATGAGATGGGACATGTCTGCGCCGCGCTGCTAGCGGGTGTTACAGTCAAGTCGGTTCAGCTTCTTCCGTTCGGCGGAGTGGCTGTAATTGAAGATCACGGGCGTCTCACCGCCGGCAGGGAAATCGGGATTGCGCTGGCCGGTCCGCTCCAGAATGTACTAATGATCCTGATTGCCATGGGGATGCAGCAGGCCGGTATCGGCAGCAGCGCCTTTCTGGCTTATTTTATACAGGCTAACGCCATTATTGCGCTCTTTAACCTGCTTCCGGTGCTTCCGCTGGATGGAGGCAAAATTGTACAGGCTGTCCTCAGCCTGCTGCTGCCGTATTATTACACCCTGCTGTGGGGAGGCAGAGTAAGCATTGCAGCGAGTATTGCTGTCATCGCCTACGCTCTGCTGCCGCTCGGAAGCGGCGGGGGGCTGCGGCTCAACCTGCTGCTGATCGGAGCTTTCCTGCTGTATTCCAATATAACGGACCAGCGGAATTTGCCTTACCGCTTCATGGCTTTTTTGATGAACAGGGAGGCCGCCTACGAGCGGCACCTGCGGTCTTCAAGCCCAGCTTCCCCGATTGTTGCCTTTTCTGCGAAACCTTTGGATGATATCTTGCGTCTATTTAAACGTAACCAGTATCATTTTATCTATGTAATGAACGATGACAGCAATGTGGTAGCCGTTGTCCCGGAGCAGCGTCTGATCTCGACTTACTTCGGATTGTAG